In Setaria viridis chromosome 5, Setaria_viridis_v4.0, whole genome shotgun sequence, the genomic stretch ccctacacttTACCCAATGGCGATCAAAACAATGACTCAGGCACTGCACAAGGCAATGCTTTGAGAGATACCATCGCCCAAGAAATGTGGGTTCAGTACCAGCAACATGTAAATTAGTTTTCATGAATTAATAAGCTTGTATCATGAATAAGTTGATGAATAAGTTAATAAGCTTGTATCATGAATAAGTTGATGaataagttttttcttttgaaaagcgATGGTTGGAAAAGGCTCCCCAAAGCTCAATGTGATTGCAAGGGGGTCGCCAAAGTTGAGTAGGTTCCTGCCTACAACAAGTGCTATAAAAAAGAAGCCTTCTCCTACATGCAGTGGGGCAAAGAGGAGTGGAGGTACGGTGTTTAATGTTTCTTCATGCTTTCTTGTCAATTTTGTATTATTGATGCTATGAAATTTCTGTTACTAATGCTTGACCATTGTTTATGTAGGAAAACAAAGAGCGGATTGGAACCCAACTCTTGAGAAATCACTTGTTGAAATTCTGCATGAGTATAAAGATAGTGGCTATAGAAGTGACAACGGTTGGAACACTGAAGGGTGGAACAAGATGGTGAAGGAGTTCCATCTGAGAAACAAGTCTGTCTCGTACACAAAGGCACAAATTCAAGATAAAGAATGTCAGCTTAAGAGAGACTACAAAATGCTCAAAGCGGCAAGAATGCAAAGTGGGTCAAAATGGAATGAGCAAAGAAATATGGTTGAAGGATCAGCCTCAATGTGGGAGAACCTCATAGTGGTAAGTTAATTTCTTGAAGTAATTCTATGGATAACCTCATAGTGATAACTTTGTATttgatcaatattttttttaaatatgtaGACTTTCCCCAAAATCAAGAAGTTTCAAAACAACAAGGCAAGCTTTCCGCTCTTTGATGCTTTGGGAGAACTCTATGATGGTATGTTCTGTATAGTAAGCTATTTCCTATTTCTCTATGATGTAAAATAGGTGATTGTCCTATTTCTCTGAATGCATTGTGCCAAATGTAGGTCATCTGGCTGAAGGGACATACAATTTCACTTCTATTGAGTCAGAACGTGTGGAAGAACCCCTTCAACAAATTGATGTTGTAGAGGAAGAAGCTGAGGAGAAGCCCTACAGGAAATTCATGAGATAcgtgatgaagaggatgaagaaaaaGATGCAAGAGATAaagaagaggaggcaagaagtgGACAACGAAGAATGACTGCATCAAGAAAGAAATCAGAAAAGGAAGGACAAAGGCCTAGAAAGAGTGCAAAAATTGAAGCTATGATGGAGAGATTCCTTGAAATGAGGACAAAGCAAGCAGAAGATGAAGCTCAACAGCTAGCAAGAGAAAATGAGACAAGAGAAAAGGAGGCAAGAGATAAGGAGGCTGCTAAAGGTGATGAATACTCCATCAAAAGGTGCATATCGATTATCAACAAAATGGAAGTGACCAAACAGGAAACGGCCAAAGCTTATGCAATCTTCACCAAGAGCAAGGAAAACAGAGAGACTTTTATTTGTGCtagtgaagaagatgaagaatccGCTTTGATTTGGCTTAGGAATGAGATGGTCTAGCAGGTAAAGTCGTTATCTACTTATCTCATGAATTTACTATCTACTTACCTCATGAATTCGTTGTTTGAATCACTTTGTGTTAAGGTTTGAATCACTTTGGTTAAGCAAGTTTTAGATCCTAACAACCCAAGACCTTATTATGATTGAATGTAGAGGACATCGTTTTCAGAATGGAAGTTAACTCAAATTTGTAGCATCAAAACAGgtctcatctttttttttctgtaggcAATGGAAAAATGGAGCTGACCTATCATTTCCAAACTCTTGAAATAAAATGATAAGCAATCAGGTCTGGAAGGAAATTTCTTAATCTCTGATTTGTCCTTGTTAAGCCTCACACAGTTCATTAACGGGATTTTCCATGATGGTGAAACATTGTCGTTAGATTCACAAATATTCAGTAGCTTCATATCAACATTTTTCTATCGGCAGGATTCATCTGCAGGTTTGACCCAAATAGCTGTCTGAACATGCTTAGAAATAAGCTTCCAACACATTGCAGTTGTAATATTAACTAGTTTGGACCTTGTTGCACCGACTGTCTTGCATTAGGAATTGCTTTGACAGGAATTTGCGTTGTTGGACTATTAGGCTGCAAACTAGTTTAACTTTGTGTGTTCATGACTAGTCAGTGATCAATATTTTCGACAAACTGATGtcattttgaaaaatatgtttatGCAGCACTCAAAGGACAAGTGCTGGTGAGGGATTTGGAGTCGGTGCTTCAACTGCATCACTAAGAAGCATAAAATGTTAACAGAGAACTAGTGGTTTTGTTTCTATTTGGTTGTACTAGTCTGTTTAATTAGGACAAGTGCTGGTGAGGGATCTTGAGTCCATTTTGGTTGTACTAGACTGTTTAATTATGACAAGTACTGGTGAGGGATCTGGagtctcttttatttttgcagCATTTGCAGCACAAAGAACTGGCAGGTGAGTTCTTGCCGCTTTGTCAGGTGACCATGCAATGGTGGTTCTATTCTGTTTCAGAGCCATACAATTTCACTGTGGTATTGTTGTTCATCTTCTATTGTAGTAAGAAAGCCTTTTCCCTGTGAGATGCTTTTTGAACATTGCCAGTAGTACACCGTGTGATCATAAATTTGTGGCAATGCAATGCAGAAGCTGGAATAGTTCTTGGAGCTGGATTTATTCCTGTCCAACCGAACAACATACATTTTGAAGGCTGGAATAGTTCTTGAATAGGAATAGAACCGGACCAGGATTGAGTGAAGGAGCTGGATTCACTCAATCCGGCCCTAAAACAAACCCTAAAACAAACTCAACAAACTTATCTGAACACTAGTGGACGCTTGGACCTTCTTATTCCTACACATGAACTTATTTCTAAAGAACGAGTCCATAACATCACTTCCGCCCCCCTACAGAAAAGCTCATCCTTGAGCTTGAATGCTGGATAGCGTTCTGTGAATGTAGGCAGAGCTTCCCAGGTCGCGTCAGCTGGACCATGACCCACCCACTGGACGAGCAGCTCCCAGGAGTCCTTTGATGGCCGCGCGCAGGACCTTCTCAGGAGTCCTTTGACGGCCATGCACCACATGCGGCAGAGCCACAATTGAAGCAGATGGCTCCCCTTGATGTTTCTTGAGGAACGCCACATGGAACACATCATGGATGCGCGCCTTTGGTAGCAGTCGAAGACAATAGGCCATAGTACCAACGTAGCACCGATGCGCTCCACAACCTAAAACGGACCAAAATAGTGAGGTGCCAGTTTGTTGTTGGTCTTGTCAGAGATGCTCACCGCGGATCGTTGATGTACCCGCAGCCTTGCTCATCCCCCCACCTCAAATTCCACATCCCGGTGAGCCTTATCATGTGAAGCCTTCATGTAATATTGAGCTTGCAACAGCCTTTCCCTGATGCCCGCCAAGAATTCATCGCGGTTTTGCAGCTGCTTATCCAGAGCCACCACCCTAGCCAATCCTGACTGATAGGAGAACAGCGTAGGAGGGTCACGGCCAAAAACCACCTTGAATGGCATTGTCTGGAGGGCTGACTGGTAGGAGGTGATGTAGTAGTATTCTGCCCATGGGAGCCAGCGGAGCTAGCTCCGCGGACGATCACCGGCCAGACAGCGGAGGTAGACTCCCAGAACACGGTTGGTGACCTTCGATTGGCCATCGGTTTGTGGATGAAAGGCAGAGCTCGGTCGGAGCTTGATGCCCACTAGGGTGAACAGTTCTGTCCACTGTGTGTTAGTGAAGACAGGGTCGTGGTCGCTCACAATTGATGATGGTAGGCTGTGGAACTTGACGATGTTGTCGAAGAACGCTTGAGCCACCGAGAGTGCCGTGTAGGTATGTCCTAGGGTGACAAAGTGCGCGAACTTGGAGAAGCGATCGATGACCTTCAAGACAACCGACTTGCCATTGACCTTGGGGAATCCCTCGACGAAAAATCCATGGCGATGTCGCTCCAGTTAGTCGACGGGACGTCGAGCGGCTGCAGAAGGCCGGCCAAGTGAAGATGTTCCGTTTTGTTCCTCCGACAAACGAAGCACCCCTTCACAAACTCGCGCACCAGTTTCGTGGCATGCGGGTTGTAGAACAACGAGCGGAGGTGGTATAGGGTCTTCTAGGCGCCCTCGTGACCGATGCCTTGCACCGTGGCATGTAACTGCGACCACAGGGCGGACGATGATAGGACAAAGATGCGCCCCCAATGCATGGCGAATCTATCGACCAGGGACCATGCCATGACCGCCGTGTTGTCCTCAACTTACTTCCGCTTGGCAAGGATTTCATGCAGGGGCTCAGATTCCCTGAGGAACTCGTCGAAGAGCGCGAACTCAGGCCTGGAGATGACGTGGAGGCGCGCTCCGAACTCATTCTCATCGTGTCTGGACTAGGCGTCTGCCGCAGCATTCTGCTTTCCAGGTTTGTACTCCACCTAAAAGCTATAGTCGAAGAGCTTTCTTACCCACGTGTGCTGCGGGATGGTGGATAGCTGCTGGTCTAGAAGATATTTGAGGCTGCAGTGATCGGTGCAGATGATGAACTCTTGTGTCCAGAGGTATGGTTGCCAATGCCTGACGGCATGAACGAGGGTGATGAGATCCCTCTCGTAGGCGGCTAGCATGGTGTGTTGAGGTGCCACGGTCTTGCTGAAGAAGGCGATCGGGCTCTGGCCCTGGTGCAGCACCGCGCCGAAGCCTGTCCCCAAGGCATCGCAGTCCACCACGAACAGCTCATCAAAGTTGGGCAGCTGGAGCACTGGCCCTGTAGTCAAGGTGCGCTTGAGGTCGTCGAAGGCGTCCATGGCCGCTTGGGACCACACGAAGGCCTCTTTCTTTAGGAGCGCCGTCAATGGCGCCATGATGATGCCATAGTGTGGATGAATCGTCGTTAATAGCTAGTTAGGGCAAGGAAGCCCCACAAGGCCTTCACGGAGTGGGGCAAGGGCCATGCCTGCACCGCATGATCTTTTCTTCATCCATGGCAATGACATTGTTAGCGATGACATGCCCCAGGTACTGGACCCAACATTCCCCAAACAGGCACTTTGAGCGCTTGAGGGTGAGGCCGTGTTCTGTGCAGAACAGAGAACATGGCGCGGACATGCTGGATGTGCTCGGTCCATGACCGACTGTAGATGAGGATATCATCGAAGAACACAAGGACACACCGGTGGAGGAAGGGACCCAACACGTCATTCATCAATGCCTTTAACGTCGAGGGCATGTTCGTCGATCCGAACGACATCACCAAGAATTCGAAGTGGCTGTGGTGAGTGCGGAACGCCGTCTTGTAGACATCGTTGGCAGGATGCATCTAGACCTAGTGGTAGCCGCTACGCAGGTCGAGCATGGTGAAGAACATGGCGCCCTTGAGCTCATCGAGGAGTTCCTCAACAACCAGGATTGGGAACTTGTTGCGGACTGTCTTGATGTTTAGCGCCCTGTAGTTGACACAGAAGCGCCATTTCCCATCCTACTTGTGTGCTAGCAAAACCGGGGATGAGAACGCCGACGTGCTCCCTCGAATGATGCCCAGGTCCATCATGGTGTTGCACTGCACCGCAATTTTGTCCTTCAGGAGCTTGGAATAGCAATATGGTCGGACGGCCATCGGCGGCGTGCCTCGCAATAGATGGATGTGGTGGTCACAGGCGTGTTGCGGTgggtgttggtatatttaacgatcaagAATAAATCTATAAGCCCACgaatataccgttgtagcatttcacccaagagtattcctaAAGGTATCATATTTCCGAAAGGAAGGCATGTAGGtcaagagtttactatgcatatgaatatatcataagatggatagagacaatactcatgGCAAgggtaagataatgatagaaggggtgtgacacacacaaaaatcatctcaagataactaagctagggagaaggactacgagttagctctaggttcatatgtacttcctatatactacacagatcatacaagcataacatacatacacattgtataggactcaagcctatgcacccaggcacacacgggAAGACAATACCCGTACCAGTTCCACCCGgcaaagttactgctaatttacaaACTCCCCAAACGTGGGGGATTACAAAGGACAGacagggttgtcaccacctgccacctACCCCTAGTAGCCCATGgggtaaactcatatccaatgaagctaagcaatccaagcaccatgcttgcattgttaacaacactccaaccATACCATGCTATTGTATCAATTGCTGAAGCCACCATAAACATGGCCATCGAACCGATaccgtagcatagatcaactaagctatacatgGTATATACGCACACAGATTATATATTATAGCATGGTCTAAAGGCAgacatgagagtatataagtCTTTACTATGATAttaagggtatatgactagtaTACGAGTGTATAATCCTATcatatcaacatagcaaggataTATGACTAACTGATGCATATAAGatccaagcacaacactatacaAAGAAGATACTTTGAATCGAATAAAGTCAACTTAGGAAtgtaagatacaagagccataccctagactccaagatGACCTGAAAACCtaaagtagagctactctagcctaactcccctaacttggaaactaagagggagagagtgattcaacttgAGCTGTGTGTAAGAATGGAGGGCTGCCTCTCTATTTATAGGAGCTTGGAGGTGGTTCTGCCAGGGAATCTTCAGGGAATATCACATAACCGACATAGGACCCAGTCAACCGTCACCACGTGGAAGCTGATCACGAGGGGCGCTAGAGGCGGTTCGACCATTcaagggttcggccgaacccttgGTGGCCCCCCTCGCAACCGCCTTTCTTCGGGTCCCAATGACGGTTGTGTGCGTTATTCGGTGGATTGaggcggttgtggtagtttgtgggcccttcaatccatgaaTGCACACGTGGTAACCTCCTattggttggagttgtgtttcttgctCCTTATAGTGTGCTTTCACTTTTCTTTTGTGCTTATTCACCTACAACCAAATGTTCTCCAAGCATAAGTGGAACTATATTATTCATAACTAAGAATGTATGTAATAAATGTCAATCCTCCTTTATACTTGAgaatattgatggtcatatttggtacttaacgatgGTCAACAGTGGGAGGCATCTAGGCTCAGTGAAGATGTCCACGATCAGTAGCAACCCCATGGGGTTGTTCAACGGAGAGGAACAGGCGTGGCATAGGTTTGGCGTTCACGCCGTGCCACTTGACATTATGGTAATGGTGCCAGAACACCATGGAGAGGCGATTGAAGTCCCACAGCATTGGGTTGAGGGTGCACGACCACTCGTACCCAAGGATGAGTTCATACCCGCCCAGGGGAATCATGTACCATTCACGGACGAATTCCTCATCGCCGATGGTGATGGAGATCCCCTTGCTGATGCTCAATGCTGGCACGCGATCGCCATTGGTGATGCCCACCGTGAGGCTCGACCGTGGTTCTGGAACAAAACTAAGGTGCATGGTGGTTGAGGCAGTGATGAATGAGTGGGTGGAGCTGGAATCCACCAGGGCGCCGAGCGTGATGTCGTGGACCACCGTGGTGAGCTGTAGTGTGGAGCTGGTGCAGATGCTTGTGAGCCTGCACACGAAGATCTTCATGTCATCCTCCGACGTGCTATCATCGGAGCCGTCAGTGTCGTCAAGCTCCAGGAAGCAGATGCCCTTCATGGAGCACTACTTGATGTGCTCCCATGAAAATTTCTCAGGGCAGTTGTAGCACAGCCCATCCAGGCACCACAACGCCATCTCCTCTAGCGTGAGGCGCGTGAACGTGTGCCTGGCAGTGCGGCGGGCTTGATCGGCACGCTGGCATCGTTGAGGAAGAGCCCGATGTCGGCGGAGTAGATGGAGGCCGGGCCGAAGTGGCATGGAATGCGCCGGAGCACGATGATGAACACGATGAGCACACCAGGGAGCAGGAGCCATCATCAACAACCTGGGTGTATTGCTCGTAGGCACGGGCAACCGCCATGGCCTCCTCAAGGGTCTCGGGTTTATGCATCTCCATGTTGATGCTCATTGGTTGGAGGAGCTCGACGGAGAAGATATCAATCTGCTGCTTCTCGTTCACGCCATCGCAGTGCATCAGGAGCTTGAGGAACTGCTCCTGGTAGTCATTGACGGtatcagggatagatccccattacccataaggaaggaagaagatggactcctaatagaattcctctgtaatcctactaggactcgtaccatgtaatcctactaggactcctccttgtaaccgactagtaatcctgcctctggagtatataaagtaGGGTAAGGGTCCCTAGATtggtaggccaagacctcatagaactataatagaggaccaaatccttaacaccaaacaacacccaagcgcagggcgcaatatacaataccccaaacaaaaagtagggtattacgctactctggtggtccgaacctgtataaagtTGTgccttgtgtcctcgcttttaccttcaagtttcagGTCCAGCGATCCCCCGctaaccaatctactacctcgagataccccttggtaggttgccgggtattaAACACCGACATcgggcatgccaggtaggggtgatcgtcaagATCATTGTACGAGCTTGATGGACCTCATCAAGACCAATCTACTCTACAAGATAAGAACGCTGTTCTCCCATCCAATCGACGACTCGATGTGCAACTACATCGGATTTCGAGGCGAAGTCACCGAATAGGCTAATTCCGAGCTAGCATCTATTCTCGACGAATTGGAATTCAAAATGGAGTGCAGAATGGAGAAATTCACCTGCCGCTGATCGtctccaagcatcaagatcaagatggaatagaattggaCGGTGTCAAGATGGAATCCTACAGGGAATCGATTTCCTTAGTTGAGTCCGAAGCGGAGACTAGCTTTGTTTATTACAGATGGAAAAGCACACCaatcatcaaaataaagaaacaactGCCGCTGTTCTCTCTAGCGCTACAAATCAATGGTGTATTCAGCTATGCGCACACCAAAAAAAGCTACTAGAAGGACTTCAGTTTgcatggcaacaccaacaaatctCCGACGATGCGATCGACTACTTCTGCAAGATCAAGACGTCTACGCCGGCTCGCTAACGACTACTTCAAGGGCGGGCCTCACACCATCGACAACTCAttggaatcgactccgactagttggattcatcaacaaccgtcacgGCTTCACGACGACCGTCATGGAttcatcgacaatcatccatgaatcaagctaagtcacttttttaattatttatattattttaatttttcggCTTGTTTTCCACATGATGGGCAACACGCTGAGTACTTAtgtgtgtacgcctctcgacggtAATTatcctccagagctacacttcgctgactattcttggggcatgttgaccgacagctatgggcttggtacactaaattacggaggctatagccacgggttttgtgcactgagttccgaaagctccgccaacaggcttggtacatcaaATTTCGTAGTTACGGCCacaggtttggtgcactgagtgctgaaGGCTCgtagcggctacaccctaaggaggcacaaatcctatgtgcGGCAACATGCACTCTCCTCGCTAAAAATGCAAAAAAGTCTTAATGACTACTTTACGTGCAATCTCGTAGtttttttgtcgcaatgccaactacttattttaaatgtcttctcttagcggtcactaatctcctcgagttgaacacgccttaattcgtgaaagcctcggatcatctgtcatgcctaaacgcttGGAGGCGTAcacaagacaaagatctcagaGGCATAGCAGCAGTCCAGTATGCgtacatgagacaaagatctcacacgcagtggcaatggctaaacagggactgagagcctaaacgtaacatGCTAACTACtcggaaaaaaaatatagctgaaacaagagcatgacacacaacatttacattacattcatcactgaataaatttcagttgtttcaatattctacaataCATAATGtatgtatcttttttttttcaggtcaagtttCGATGATGACTCTCCAGGACACTCAGCGTACCTctaatggctccgctagctcccagggttgggggctaagcgccaattaatACTCGGAATGTCTCCAATGGCTAAGCTAGCTtgcaagctcgggggctaagcaccaaataactactcaacatgGCTTCTATAGCTCACCTGAcgtataagctcgggggctggatgccgcaaaactactcaaaAGATGACtagcgtgaagactaaagaccctcagattgattatttaatcattccaaggctcgggggctgaaaagctacacccaataattgatttttttaagatgaaagaagaagattcaagattttattgaccctcagcttgattcttcgattcaacgtaaggctcgagggctactccatatggagtgcgacttccgtcgctctccatatcacattccaaagatgaagattacaaaatcaagacgatcaagggcttgagcacaccatagcctcgtGGCAGCTTTGAAGaattttgaagattcagccaaacaaagttctcgaagagcaccaaaactacttggcaaggatctgaaaagtactcgaaggctgctacattcgactatgaagcacttaggggcttgttggggatagatccccactACCcgtatggaaggaagaagacggactcctattagaattcctctataatcctactaggactcataccatataattctactaggactcctccttgtaaccgacaaGTAATCCTGCCTCCTGGAGTATATCAAGGAGGgcagggtccctagatcggtaggccaagaccttATAGAACTACAATAGAGgactaaatcctcaacaccaaataacacccaagcgcatagcgcaatatacaacaccccaaacaggacgtagggtattacgctagtctggtggcccgaacctatataaagttgtgtcttgtgtccttacttttacctttgagtttcaggtccgataatcccccaccaaccaatctactacctcaggatacccctttgtaggttgccaggtataaacACTGACAAACGGATCCCGTGCGCTCCCCGAGCGGATTGCTGCGCACTGGGGGGCCAAACCTCTTGTTGATGCCATCGACGAATGCGGTCAGGGTTCAAATGCCACGATTCTTCTCTAGGCGGTAGTACCACTGCGCGGTGGTGCCCTCCAGGTAGAACGATGCCGTCCAGACCTTCTGTTCCTTCGGCGTTCCCTGTGAGTGAAAGGACTGCTCGCACTTGTGGAGCCAGCCTAGGGGATCTTCAGCTCCATCATACTTCAGGAAATGGAGCTTGTGGACCGGCAGCGAAGGGGGAGCGTACTTGCCATCGGTGccagacgaggaggaggaattGAACCAGCTGTGCTTGTCCAAGACTTGCGTCTGGACGTTGCTGATGGACGTGGAGAGGTTGCCCTGCTCCAAGTCCAGCTTCTTGCCGATCTTGGAGATCATCCTGTCGATGGCATCGTCAAAATCTGTCTTGCAAACAGACTCATCGCCcatggttgtggtggtgcggtGGGTttagcggtggtggcggaggagggaaGGGATTGTGGACAAGGAAGCAATGGATGTGGCGCAGGAAAGGACCCAGCGGATACCAGAGTTGATATGACCTGTTTGTTGATATAGGGATATAGCTGATGAATCACAACTAACTCGCCCTCCCCTTGGGAGGCTCTGAGATTAGAATGATCTTTCAGCTTGATCTCTAGAGTTCGCCATCAGGCAGTACATATAGGACTCTCAACCTTCTAACAACTTATCCTATCTTGCTGGCCAATCCGGCTACTAAAACAAACTCAACAAACTTATCTAAACACTAGTGGACGTCGGGACCTTCTTATTCCTGCGTATGTACTTATTTCTAAAGAATGTGTCCATAACAGTATGGGCCATTTCCTAATGCTTATTTTAATATGCCACAGCCAGTAGCCCCTTTACCTCAAGTACAACCTGAACTGGTCCGGCCTGTGGCCGACCCTGTGCTAAACTTGAGAGATCAGGTCACAGACATTCTATGGGATCAACTCGGCTTAAATCCTAGGGGAGCAGCACGTGCGTATCAAAAATCATACCCTGAGAGAATTA encodes the following:
- the LOC117858379 gene encoding uncharacterized protein, with protein sequence MVGKGSPKLNVIARGSPKLSRFLPTTSAIKKKPSPTCSGAKRSGGKQRADWNPTLEKSLVEILHEYKDSGYRSDNGWNTEGWNKMVKEFHLRNKSVSYTKAQIQDKECQLKRDYKMLKAARMQSGSKWNEQRNMVEGSASMWENLIVTFPKIKKFQNNKASFPLFDALGELYDGHLAEGTYNFTSIESERVEEPLQQIDVVEEEAEEKPYRKFMRYVMKRMKKKMQEIKKRRQEVDNEE